A single Bacillus sp. OxB-1 DNA region contains:
- the alr gene encoding alanine racemase has translation MGNPIHYRPTKAIVDLTAIQRNIENMQKHVGPGVGIIAVVKANGYGHGAVQVARTALETGALLLAVATPDEAVHLREAGITGDILVLGPSPYEFAERAAELGILLTVASPEWLQAVLGSYASGSFRKRLKIHVKIDSGMGRIGIREAGELATLIEMICKSGDVELDGVFTHFARADEEDPYHTEKQFNRFMDQVNRFPEKPRLVHAANSAAALLHPEYALDAIRFGVSMYGFAPSAYVGRMLPFPLEKAVRLTTELSHVKLMEQGSPISYGGTYETTEDEWIGTLPIGYADGLRRGLRGQSVLVGGQRAPIVGTICMDQCMVRLPHEFPIGEPVVLIGKQGNGEITMEEWAQRLDTIPYEITVSLRGRIPRIYATTNGQHV, from the coding sequence ATGGGAAACCCTATTCATTACCGCCCAACCAAGGCGATTGTCGATTTGACGGCAATTCAACGCAATATTGAAAATATGCAAAAGCACGTAGGCCCGGGTGTGGGAATCATTGCTGTAGTGAAAGCGAATGGCTATGGCCATGGTGCCGTACAAGTGGCCCGGACTGCTCTTGAAACCGGCGCGCTGCTGCTTGCGGTGGCTACGCCGGACGAGGCGGTCCACCTTCGGGAAGCGGGCATAACGGGTGATATCCTCGTCCTCGGGCCGTCTCCGTACGAATTTGCCGAGCGGGCTGCCGAGTTGGGAATCCTCTTAACTGTGGCGAGTCCGGAATGGCTCCAAGCGGTGCTAGGTTCGTATGCTTCAGGTTCATTCCGAAAAAGATTGAAGATCCATGTGAAAATCGATTCGGGAATGGGTAGAATCGGAATACGGGAAGCGGGCGAGTTGGCAACGTTGATCGAGATGATTTGCAAATCGGGCGACGTGGAACTGGACGGCGTTTTTACACATTTTGCCCGGGCGGATGAGGAGGATCCATACCATACGGAAAAACAATTCAACAGGTTCATGGACCAAGTTAACCGATTTCCCGAGAAACCGCGGTTGGTACACGCCGCCAATAGTGCGGCCGCATTGCTTCACCCGGAATATGCGCTGGACGCAATCCGGTTCGGCGTAAGCATGTATGGCTTTGCGCCATCCGCTTATGTGGGCCGAATGCTTCCTTTCCCTTTGGAGAAAGCGGTCCGGCTCACGACCGAGCTGTCGCATGTGAAGCTGATGGAACAGGGAAGCCCGATCAGTTACGGCGGGACCTATGAAACGACAGAGGATGAATGGATCGGAACGTTGCCGATCGGCTATGCGGACGGACTGCGACGCGGTTTGCGGGGGCAGTCCGTCCTAGTCGGCGGCCAGCGGGCACCGATCGTAGGGACGATCTGCATGGATCAATGTATGGTAAGACTCCCCCATGAATTTCCGATCGGCGAACCGGTCGTACTAATCGGAAAACAGGGGAATGGAGAAATCACAATGGAAGAGTGGGCACAACGACTCGATACAATTCCGTACGAAATTACGGTGTCCTTAAGAGGAAGGATACCCCGGATATACGCAACGACAAATGGACAACATGTATAA
- a CDS encoding LolA family protein, producing MRSRLVAFLLVVIMVLLAACGSPSKEDVMKKLSGKWSDTKGYDLQATMEIKTGAEPRVYDVNVWHTKPDFYRVNVTQEGSEDSQMIVRNEEGVFVVTPSLGKTYKFQSDWPAQNSQAYLIGTLSDDIKADKNSTMTEKDNTYIFETATRNNHKKVLPTQQIHIDKKTLLPKYVSILDENKEEKIRITFKKITLGMERKPADYAVEMENTGTETPPTEKESMALSLYLPSIEWDGVSQVAEEVVQTDNGIRSFMTYGGTKEFIIVQEPASKPEGKMAVSVEGDPVDLGFTVAALTEKSISWESDGVSFFIASDMLTQDELIEVAASMQPEQTK from the coding sequence ATGCGTAGCCGATTAGTTGCTTTTTTGTTAGTCGTTATCATGGTACTCCTTGCGGCATGTGGATCTCCATCGAAAGAGGATGTCATGAAGAAACTGAGTGGGAAGTGGAGTGATACGAAAGGATACGATCTGCAAGCGACAATGGAAATTAAAACCGGGGCGGAACCGCGTGTCTACGATGTTAATGTATGGCACACGAAACCTGATTTTTATCGGGTGAATGTGACGCAAGAGGGAAGCGAGGATTCCCAAATGATCGTGCGCAATGAGGAAGGGGTCTTTGTTGTCACGCCGTCGCTGGGCAAGACTTACAAATTCCAAAGCGATTGGCCGGCTCAAAATAGCCAAGCGTATTTGATAGGCACTCTATCCGATGACATCAAGGCGGATAAAAATTCGACCATGACTGAAAAAGACAATACGTATATTTTCGAAACCGCGACCCGGAACAACCACAAGAAAGTGTTGCCGACTCAGCAAATCCATATCGATAAAAAGACGCTGCTTCCGAAATACGTATCGATTTTGGATGAAAATAAAGAAGAGAAGATCCGGATTACGTTTAAGAAAATCACTTTAGGCATGGAACGGAAACCTGCTGACTATGCAGTGGAAATGGAAAACACGGGAACGGAAACGCCGCCGACTGAAAAAGAAAGCATGGCGCTTTCCTTATATCTCCCTTCCATCGAATGGGATGGCGTTTCGCAGGTGGCCGAAGAAGTGGTGCAAACCGATAACGGCATCCGTTCATTCATGACATACGGGGGCACGAAAGAATTCATCATCGTCCAGGAACCGGCTTCCAAACCGGAAGGCAAAATGGCGGTTTCTGTTGAAGGGGATCCAGTCGACCTCGGATTTACGGTGGCCGCTCTGACGGAGAAGTCGATCAGCTGGGAGAGTGACGGCGTTTCGTTTTTCATCGCATCCGATATGTTGACGCAGGATGAATTGATTGAAGTCGCGGCTTCCATGCAGCCGGAACAAACAAAATAA
- the acpS gene encoding holo-ACP synthase, which produces MIAGIGLDIVELNRIAKMDARSDKLRLRVLVADELASYESLAAHRRIEFLAGRFAAKEAFAKAMGTGIGADCRFEDIAILPDSKGKPVLYFKGEPANGLVSITHTQTVAAAQVVLLELP; this is translated from the coding sequence ATGATAGCAGGAATCGGACTCGATATCGTGGAATTAAATAGAATCGCCAAAATGGACGCCCGGTCGGATAAACTCCGCCTGCGCGTCTTGGTTGCCGATGAATTGGCATCCTATGAATCTCTTGCAGCCCACAGGCGGATTGAATTTCTCGCCGGCCGATTCGCGGCGAAAGAAGCCTTCGCCAAGGCGATGGGCACCGGAATCGGCGCGGACTGCCGATTCGAAGACATCGCCATTTTGCCTGACTCGAAAGGGAAGCCGGTGCTCTACTTCAAAGGAGAACCGGCAAATGGCCTCGTCTCTATCACCCATACTCAAACGGTAGCAGCTGCTCAAGTGGTTTTATTGGAACTTCCGTAA
- a CDS encoding rhomboid family intramembrane serine protease, with product MFIRTESFSQYIRLYPVVTALLIINIVIHIVTMLPFIGKPLLYSGAGANYLIAEGEWWRLVTPMFLHWGLMHLLFNMFSLFIFGPELEKLAGKLRFLNIYVLAGLFGNIATFFLKDPMTISVGASGAIFGIFGAFGALVYYTKNAFPQLRQVMLPIIVISLIMTFLQPNINIVAHITGFIIGFLIGLSYFHPKRIVSWRKKKIQRIK from the coding sequence ATGTTTATCCGTACAGAGAGCTTTTCACAATACATCCGGCTCTATCCGGTTGTCACTGCTTTATTGATCATCAACATCGTCATCCATATCGTAACCATGCTGCCGTTCATCGGGAAGCCCCTTCTGTATAGCGGGGCCGGCGCCAACTATTTGATTGCGGAGGGGGAATGGTGGCGGTTGGTCACACCAATGTTCCTTCATTGGGGACTGATGCATCTGCTGTTCAATATGTTTTCTCTTTTCATTTTCGGTCCCGAACTGGAGAAACTCGCGGGAAAACTCCGGTTTCTCAACATCTATGTACTGGCCGGGCTGTTCGGCAATATCGCCACATTCTTTCTGAAGGACCCGATGACAATCAGCGTCGGGGCGAGCGGCGCTATTTTCGGTATTTTCGGTGCCTTCGGAGCGCTTGTCTATTATACGAAAAACGCCTTTCCACAACTTAGGCAAGTCATGCTGCCGATTATCGTCATCAGTTTAATTATGACCTTCTTGCAGCCGAATATAAATATTGTCGCCCATATTACAGGCTTCATCATCGGCTTTTTGATCGGGCTCAGCTATTTTCATCCGAAGCGCATCGTCAGTTGGAGAAAAAAGAAAATCCAGCGGATCAAATGA
- a CDS encoding PH domain-containing protein, translated as MMSENRYKLHWVAAVIEALKMMKEMIFPFLFLIVANGWRVPSGGKWYEYWSFILFGLIVLLLLISGIIKWKRFVYWFEESELRIESGLFVKKKRYIPFDRIQSLDYTEGLFHRPFQLVKVKVETAGSSSLTKAEAELTAITKEAANRIEQEMAQAKQKKRFPSAQPDENSMEIENMPEVPIAEAPVSRKVYAMTTDELLLLATTSGGIGVILSGVAIFLSQFSDLIPFEWMFEEVSAFIKFGYLIVAVALFIGFLLVWVLSVFVTLLSHYGFTVALEGGDLVITRGLLEKKRITVPLKRVQSVSIIENPLRQAFGYATVAIHSAGGAAEGSKITLFPLIKKKAIWEPLHDIFPELDIREPTHTLPLRGRPFYYRIDFFWMLPVIGVITYYFFPYGLISLAIIPIIIALGIWQHRSAAYSLHGNQLTMRFRGVSLQTAFVMRKRIQSMDMRQSYFHKRKQVATIVATAKSGISTHKIHVHHMEQEEAERILSWYEKKNPPES; from the coding sequence ATGATGTCTGAGAACCGGTATAAATTGCATTGGGTTGCGGCGGTCATCGAGGCGTTGAAAATGATGAAAGAAATGATCTTCCCCTTCCTCTTTCTCATCGTGGCCAATGGCTGGAGAGTGCCGTCCGGAGGGAAGTGGTATGAGTATTGGTCTTTCATTCTCTTCGGTCTCATCGTCCTGCTTCTTTTGATCAGCGGAATTATCAAATGGAAGCGGTTTGTCTACTGGTTCGAGGAGAGTGAATTGCGGATCGAGTCGGGCTTATTCGTCAAGAAGAAGCGGTACATCCCCTTTGACCGGATTCAAAGCTTGGATTATACGGAAGGTCTCTTCCACCGACCATTTCAACTCGTCAAGGTGAAAGTGGAAACGGCGGGCAGTTCTTCGTTGACAAAGGCCGAAGCGGAATTGACCGCTATTACGAAAGAGGCCGCAAATCGGATTGAACAGGAAATGGCCCAAGCGAAACAGAAAAAGCGATTCCCGAGTGCTCAACCGGATGAAAACTCCATGGAGATCGAGAATATGCCGGAAGTCCCGATTGCCGAAGCACCCGTATCCAGGAAGGTATATGCAATGACGACTGACGAGCTCCTGCTATTGGCGACCACATCCGGAGGAATCGGGGTCATTTTATCGGGGGTCGCCATCTTCCTATCGCAATTCTCCGACTTGATCCCCTTTGAATGGATGTTCGAAGAAGTGTCTGCATTTATCAAATTCGGTTACCTGATTGTTGCCGTTGCGCTTTTCATCGGTTTCTTGCTCGTCTGGGTGCTGTCCGTGTTCGTGACGTTATTATCTCACTATGGGTTCACTGTGGCGCTAGAAGGGGGGGACTTGGTCATTACGCGAGGGTTGCTGGAAAAGAAGCGGATCACCGTGCCGCTGAAGCGCGTCCAGAGCGTCAGCATTATCGAGAATCCACTCCGGCAAGCTTTCGGTTATGCGACGGTCGCCATCCACAGTGCAGGAGGGGCGGCGGAAGGCTCCAAAATCACCCTATTCCCGTTAATTAAGAAAAAGGCGATCTGGGAGCCGCTGCATGACATCTTCCCGGAGTTGGACATCCGCGAACCGACGCATACATTGCCGTTACGGGGAAGGCCGTTCTATTACCGGATTGATTTCTTTTGGATGCTGCCGGTCATCGGGGTGATCACGTATTATTTCTTCCCGTACGGCCTCATTTCGCTGGCCATTATACCGATTATCATCGCCCTCGGCATCTGGCAGCATCGCTCTGCCGCCTATAGCTTACATGGCAATCAATTGACGATGCGCTTCCGAGGAGTCAGTTTGCAAACAGCATTCGTCATGCGGAAACGGATCCAATCCATGGACATGAGGCAAAGCTATTTCCATAAGCGCAAGCAGGTGGCGACCATTGTGGCGACCGCCAAATCCGGCATCAGCACCCATAAGATCCATGTTCATCATATGGAACAGGAAGAGGCCGAGCGGATTCTCTCCTGGTATGAAAAAAAGAATCCGCCGGAATCATGA
- a CDS encoding PH domain-containing protein: MRAQPVNRISKKGLAVWRVYGVLQTVLILAVAAGVGTLTYIFDWPTWVYVVAGAVVLVFAYLVIFLFPKVRWMRWRYEVRESEIELQHGIFIVTRTLIPMVRVQHVDTSQGPILRKYGLSVITISTAATNHAIPALLMEEADELRSRISVLARVAEDDV; the protein is encoded by the coding sequence ATGCGGGCGCAACCGGTGAATCGGATATCGAAGAAAGGGCTGGCCGTTTGGCGGGTGTACGGGGTACTTCAAACCGTTCTCATTCTAGCGGTGGCAGCCGGGGTCGGTACATTGACTTACATATTTGATTGGCCTACATGGGTGTATGTGGTGGCGGGGGCGGTCGTTCTCGTCTTTGCTTATCTTGTCATTTTCCTGTTCCCGAAAGTGCGATGGATGAGATGGCGATATGAGGTGCGGGAGTCGGAAATCGAGTTGCAGCATGGGATTTTCATCGTCACGCGGACGCTGATTCCGATGGTGCGCGTTCAACATGTCGACACCTCGCAAGGTCCGATTTTGCGCAAGTATGGTCTGTCGGTCATCACCATTTCGACTGCCGCGACGAATCATGCCATTCCTGCGCTATTAATGGAAGAGGCGGATGAACTGCGTAGTCGGATTTCCGTGTTGGCAAGGGTGGCGGAAGATGATGTCTGA
- a CDS encoding DEAD/DEAH box helicase produces the protein MTNFSELNISESTQNSLKRMGFEEATPIQEGTITFGMEGRDIIGQAQTGTGKTAAFGIPIIEKIDTSNPAVQALVIAPTRELAIQVSEEIYKIGYGKRARILSVYGGQEIGRQIRALRNNPQIVVGTPGRILDHINRKTLKLSGVQTLVLDEADEMLNMGFIEDINTILASVPEERQTLLFSATMPGPIRKIAETFMKNPEVVKIKSKEMTVENIDQYFVKAHESEKFEILSRLLNVHQPELAIVFGRTKRRVDELSHALSIRGYLAEGIHGDLTQAKRMSVLRQFKENKIDVLVATDVAARGLDISGVTHVYNFDIPQDPESYVHRIGRTGRAGKSGMAITFVTPREMGYLRIVEETTKKRMTPLRPPSSDEALVGQQRVAVEQLTEVIEKNELSDYSQLAAELLEKFDANDLVAAAIKSLTKEPDGTPVSITEERPLPMRRGSSQNRGGYKGNRSGGGRSFGGSRSGGSRRSGGRDGSRRDGNRSRSNKYDR, from the coding sequence TTGACAAATTTTTCAGAGTTAAATATCAGTGAATCGACACAGAATTCACTGAAACGAATGGGTTTTGAAGAAGCTACCCCAATCCAGGAAGGCACCATTACATTCGGGATGGAAGGCCGGGACATCATTGGTCAAGCCCAGACAGGTACGGGAAAAACAGCCGCTTTTGGAATTCCGATTATTGAAAAAATTGACACGAGCAATCCGGCTGTACAAGCGCTTGTCATTGCCCCGACTCGTGAATTGGCTATCCAGGTTTCCGAGGAAATCTATAAAATCGGTTATGGTAAACGGGCCCGCATCCTTTCCGTTTACGGCGGTCAGGAAATCGGACGTCAAATTCGTGCGTTGCGGAATAATCCGCAAATCGTCGTAGGGACGCCAGGTCGTATCTTGGACCACATCAATCGTAAAACATTAAAGCTGTCTGGCGTTCAAACGCTTGTATTGGACGAAGCAGATGAAATGTTGAACATGGGATTCATCGAAGACATCAACACAATCTTGGCAAGTGTGCCGGAAGAGCGCCAAACGTTGCTATTCTCGGCAACGATGCCTGGACCAATCCGCAAAATCGCGGAAACGTTCATGAAGAACCCAGAAGTCGTCAAAATCAAATCAAAAGAAATGACAGTCGAAAACATCGACCAATATTTCGTCAAAGCGCATGAAAGCGAAAAATTCGAAATCCTATCCCGTTTATTGAATGTCCACCAACCGGAGTTGGCGATCGTTTTCGGACGGACGAAGCGCCGTGTTGACGAGTTGTCACACGCGTTGAGCATTCGCGGGTACTTGGCAGAAGGAATCCATGGCGATTTAACACAAGCCAAACGGATGTCAGTTCTTCGCCAGTTCAAGGAGAATAAAATCGATGTTCTTGTCGCGACAGACGTGGCGGCACGTGGACTCGATATTTCAGGTGTTACTCACGTATACAACTTCGATATCCCGCAAGACCCGGAAAGCTATGTGCACCGGATTGGTCGGACAGGCCGCGCAGGTAAAAGCGGAATGGCTATCACATTCGTGACGCCACGTGAAATGGGGTACTTGCGAATCGTCGAGGAAACGACGAAAAAACGCATGACACCACTTCGTCCACCATCCTCGGATGAGGCTTTGGTCGGGCAGCAACGAGTAGCTGTGGAGCAGTTGACGGAGGTCATCGAGAAGAACGAATTGAGCGATTACTCACAGTTGGCAGCTGAACTACTTGAAAAATTCGATGCCAATGACTTGGTAGCAGCAGCTATTAAATCATTGACGAAAGAACCGGATGGAACGCCAGTATCCATTACGGAAGAGCGTCCGTTGCCGATGCGCCGTGGTTCCTCACAAAATCGCGGGGGCTATAAAGGCAATCGCAGTGGAGGCGGCCGTTCCTTTGGTGGAAGCCGTAGCGGCGGATCACGTCGCAGCGGTGGCCGAGACGGTTCACGGAGAGACGGAAATCGCTCACGCTCCAACAAATACGATCGGTAA
- a CDS encoding alpha/beta hydrolase gives MKTGVLLIHGFTGGPYEVRPFVKFLQEKTNWKMAVPTLPGHGVKLELWKASAASWLMEAETAFRKLQKEVDRVIVVGFSMGGLIALYLSLRYHVDKLVLLSAAAKYISPRILLEDIRIMLAESITKKHSPNTFYHLYNYKLTHTPLQATIEFLRVVKMVEPYYDLIQTPVCIVQGKKDGIVPFASAEHLYKSLGSDEKVLLQSDTGKHHICYSDDCHTWFKDVLAFLGK, from the coding sequence ATGAAGACCGGTGTTTTGCTCATTCACGGTTTTACGGGCGGTCCGTATGAAGTCCGCCCGTTCGTTAAATTTTTGCAAGAAAAGACGAATTGGAAGATGGCCGTGCCGACGCTTCCGGGGCATGGCGTAAAACTGGAACTGTGGAAAGCGTCAGCTGCGTCTTGGCTGATGGAGGCTGAGACCGCGTTCCGCAAATTGCAGAAGGAGGTCGACCGCGTCATCGTCGTCGGATTTTCGATGGGCGGGTTGATCGCCTTGTACCTCTCCCTTCGATATCATGTCGACAAACTTGTCCTGCTCAGTGCGGCGGCTAAATACATCAGCCCGCGCATCTTGCTCGAAGATATCCGGATCATGCTGGCGGAATCCATCACGAAAAAGCACTCGCCGAACACGTTTTATCATCTGTACAATTACAAGTTGACCCACACGCCGCTTCAGGCGACCATCGAATTTTTACGGGTTGTCAAAATGGTGGAGCCGTATTACGACCTCATTCAAACACCGGTGTGTATCGTTCAAGGTAAAAAAGACGGCATTGTCCCGTTCGCATCGGCGGAACATTTATACAAATCCCTCGGCTCCGACGAAAAGGTCCTCCTCCAATCCGATACAGGCAAACATCATATTTGCTACAGTGACGATTGCCACACATGGTTCAAGGACGTCCTTGCGTTTTTGGGGAAATGA